The Piliocolobus tephrosceles isolate RC106 chromosome 2, ASM277652v3, whole genome shotgun sequence genome window below encodes:
- the CDC25A gene encoding M-phase inducer phosphatase 1 isoform X3, with protein MELGPEPPHRRRLLFACSPHPAPQPVVKALFGAPAAGGLSPVTNLTVTMDQLQGLGSDYEQPLEVKNNSNLQRMGSSESTDSGFCLDSPGPLDSKENLENPVRRLHSLPQKLLGCSPALKRSHSDSLDHDIFQLIDPDENKENLSSNERNSSEPGNFIPLFTPQSPVTATLSDEDDGFVDLLDGENLKNEEETPSCMASLWTAPLVMRTTNLDNRCKLFDSPSLCSSSTRSVLKRPERSQEESPPGNTKRRKSMSGANPKESTSPEKAHETLHQSLSPASSPKGTIENILDNDPRDLIGDFSKGYLFHTVAGKHQDLKYISPEIMASVLNGKFANLIKEFVIIDCRYPYEYEGGHIKGAVNLHMEEEVEDFLLKKPIVPTDGKRVIVVFHCEFSSERGPRMCRYVRERDRLGNEYPKLHYPELYVLKGGYKEFFMKCQSYCEPPSYRPMHHEDFKEDLKKFRTKSRTWAGEKSKREMYSRLKKL; from the exons ATGGAACTGGGCCCGGAGCCCCCGCACCGCCGCCGCCTGCTCTTCGCCTGCAGCCCCCATCCCGCGCCGCAGCCCGTCGTGAAGGCGCTATTTGGCGCGCCAGCCGCCGGGGGACTGTCGCCTGTCACTAACCTGACCGTCACTATGGATCAGCTGCAGGGGCTGGGCAG TGATTATGAGCAACCGCTGGAGGTGAAGAACAACAGTAATCTGCAGAGAATGGGCTCCTCTGAGTCAACAGATTCAG gTTTCTGTCTAGATTCTCCTGGGCCATTGGACAGTAAAGAAAA CCTTGAAAATCCTGTGAGAAGACTACATTCCCTACCT CAGAAGCTCTTGGGATGTAGTCCAGCTCTGAAGAGGAGCCATTCTGATTCTCTCGACCATGACATCTTTCAGCTCATCGACCCAGATGAGAACAAGGAAAAT CTTTcctcaaatgaaagaaatagcAGTGAACCAGGGAATTTCATTCCTCTTTTTACACCCCAATCACCTGTGACAGCCACTTTGTCTGATGAGGATGATGGCTTTGTGGACCTTCTCGACGGAGAGAATCTGAAG aaTGAGGAGGAGACCCCCTCATGCATGGCAAGCCTCTGGACAGCTCCTCTCGTCATGAGAACTACAAACCTT gACAACCGATGCAAGCTGTTTGACTCCCCTTCCCTGTGTAGCTCCAGCACTCGGTCAGTGTTGAAGAGACCAGAACGATCTCAAGAGGAGTCTCCACCTGGAAATacaaagaggaggaagagcatgTCTGGGGCCAATCCCAAAGAGTCAACTAGTCCAGAGAAGGCCCACGAG ACGCTTCATCAGTCTTTATCCCCGGCATCTTCCCCCAAAGGAACCATTGAAAACATTTTGGACAACGACCCAAGGGACCTTATAGGAGACTTCTCCAAG ggttACCTGTTTCATACAGTTGCTGGGAAACATCAGGATTTAAAATACATCTCTCCAGAAATT ATGGCATCTGTTTTGAATGGCAAGTTTGCCAACCTCATTAAAGAGTTTGTTATCATTGACTGTCGATACCCATATGAATACGAGGGAGGCCACATCAAG GGTGCAGTGAACTTGCACATGGAAGAAGAGGTTGAAGACTTCTTACTGAAGAAGCCCATTGTACCTACTGATGGCAAGCGTGTCATTGTTGTATTTCACTGCGAGTTTTCTTCTGAGAGAGGTCCCCGCAT GTGCCGGTacgtgagagagagagatcgCCTGGGTAATGAATACCCCAAACTCCACTACCCTGAGCTGTATGTCCTGAAGGGGGGATACAAGGAGTTCTTTATGAAATGCCAG TCTTACTGTGAGCCCCCTAGCTACCGGCCCATGCACCATGAGGACTTTAAAGAAGACCTGAAGAAGTTCCGCACCAAGAGCCGGACCTGGGCAGGGGAGAAGAGCAAGAGGGAGATGTACAGTCGTCTGAAGAAGCTCTGA
- the CDC25A gene encoding M-phase inducer phosphatase 1 isoform X1: protein MELGPEPPHRRRLLFACSPHPAPQPVVKALFGAPAAGGLSPVTNLTVTMDQLQGLGSDYEQPLEVKNNSNLQRMGSSESTDSGFCLDSPGPLDSKENLENPVRRLHSLPQKLLGCSPALKRSHSDSLDHDIFQLIDPDENKENEAFEFKKPVRPVSRGCLHSHGLQEGKDLFTQRQNSAPAWMLSSNERNSSEPGNFIPLFTPQSPVTATLSDEDDGFVDLLDGENLKNEEETPSCMASLWTAPLVMRTTNLDNRCKLFDSPSLCSSSTRSVLKRPERSQEESPPGNTKRRKSMSGANPKESTSPEKAHETLHQSLSPASSPKGTIENILDNDPRDLIGDFSKGYLFHTVAGKHQDLKYISPEIMASVLNGKFANLIKEFVIIDCRYPYEYEGGHIKGAVNLHMEEEVEDFLLKKPIVPTDGKRVIVVFHCEFSSERGPRMCRYVRERDRLGNEYPKLHYPELYVLKGGYKEFFMKCQSYCEPPSYRPMHHEDFKEDLKKFRTKSRTWAGEKSKREMYSRLKKL from the exons ATGGAACTGGGCCCGGAGCCCCCGCACCGCCGCCGCCTGCTCTTCGCCTGCAGCCCCCATCCCGCGCCGCAGCCCGTCGTGAAGGCGCTATTTGGCGCGCCAGCCGCCGGGGGACTGTCGCCTGTCACTAACCTGACCGTCACTATGGATCAGCTGCAGGGGCTGGGCAG TGATTATGAGCAACCGCTGGAGGTGAAGAACAACAGTAATCTGCAGAGAATGGGCTCCTCTGAGTCAACAGATTCAG gTTTCTGTCTAGATTCTCCTGGGCCATTGGACAGTAAAGAAAA CCTTGAAAATCCTGTGAGAAGACTACATTCCCTACCT CAGAAGCTCTTGGGATGTAGTCCAGCTCTGAAGAGGAGCCATTCTGATTCTCTCGACCATGACATCTTTCAGCTCATCGACCCAGATGAGAACAAGGAAAAT GAAGCCTTTGAGTTTAAGAAGCCAGTAAGACCTGTATCTCGTGGCTGCCTGCACTCTCATGGACTCCAGGAGGGTAAAGATCTCTTCACACAGAGGCAGAACTCTGCCCCAGCTTGGATG CTTTcctcaaatgaaagaaatagcAGTGAACCAGGGAATTTCATTCCTCTTTTTACACCCCAATCACCTGTGACAGCCACTTTGTCTGATGAGGATGATGGCTTTGTGGACCTTCTCGACGGAGAGAATCTGAAG aaTGAGGAGGAGACCCCCTCATGCATGGCAAGCCTCTGGACAGCTCCTCTCGTCATGAGAACTACAAACCTT gACAACCGATGCAAGCTGTTTGACTCCCCTTCCCTGTGTAGCTCCAGCACTCGGTCAGTGTTGAAGAGACCAGAACGATCTCAAGAGGAGTCTCCACCTGGAAATacaaagaggaggaagagcatgTCTGGGGCCAATCCCAAAGAGTCAACTAGTCCAGAGAAGGCCCACGAG ACGCTTCATCAGTCTTTATCCCCGGCATCTTCCCCCAAAGGAACCATTGAAAACATTTTGGACAACGACCCAAGGGACCTTATAGGAGACTTCTCCAAG ggttACCTGTTTCATACAGTTGCTGGGAAACATCAGGATTTAAAATACATCTCTCCAGAAATT ATGGCATCTGTTTTGAATGGCAAGTTTGCCAACCTCATTAAAGAGTTTGTTATCATTGACTGTCGATACCCATATGAATACGAGGGAGGCCACATCAAG GGTGCAGTGAACTTGCACATGGAAGAAGAGGTTGAAGACTTCTTACTGAAGAAGCCCATTGTACCTACTGATGGCAAGCGTGTCATTGTTGTATTTCACTGCGAGTTTTCTTCTGAGAGAGGTCCCCGCAT GTGCCGGTacgtgagagagagagatcgCCTGGGTAATGAATACCCCAAACTCCACTACCCTGAGCTGTATGTCCTGAAGGGGGGATACAAGGAGTTCTTTATGAAATGCCAG TCTTACTGTGAGCCCCCTAGCTACCGGCCCATGCACCATGAGGACTTTAAAGAAGACCTGAAGAAGTTCCGCACCAAGAGCCGGACCTGGGCAGGGGAGAAGAGCAAGAGGGAGATGTACAGTCGTCTGAAGAAGCTCTGA
- the CDC25A gene encoding M-phase inducer phosphatase 1 isoform X2: protein MELGPEPPHRRRLLFACSPHPAPQPVVKALFGAPAAGGLSPVTNLTVTMDQLQGLGSDYEQPLEVKNNSNLQRMGSSESTDSGFCLDSPGPLDSKENLENPVRRLHSLPKLLGCSPALKRSHSDSLDHDIFQLIDPDENKENEAFEFKKPVRPVSRGCLHSHGLQEGKDLFTQRQNSAPAWMLSSNERNSSEPGNFIPLFTPQSPVTATLSDEDDGFVDLLDGENLKNEEETPSCMASLWTAPLVMRTTNLDNRCKLFDSPSLCSSSTRSVLKRPERSQEESPPGNTKRRKSMSGANPKESTSPEKAHETLHQSLSPASSPKGTIENILDNDPRDLIGDFSKGYLFHTVAGKHQDLKYISPEIMASVLNGKFANLIKEFVIIDCRYPYEYEGGHIKGAVNLHMEEEVEDFLLKKPIVPTDGKRVIVVFHCEFSSERGPRMCRYVRERDRLGNEYPKLHYPELYVLKGGYKEFFMKCQSYCEPPSYRPMHHEDFKEDLKKFRTKSRTWAGEKSKREMYSRLKKL, encoded by the exons ATGGAACTGGGCCCGGAGCCCCCGCACCGCCGCCGCCTGCTCTTCGCCTGCAGCCCCCATCCCGCGCCGCAGCCCGTCGTGAAGGCGCTATTTGGCGCGCCAGCCGCCGGGGGACTGTCGCCTGTCACTAACCTGACCGTCACTATGGATCAGCTGCAGGGGCTGGGCAG TGATTATGAGCAACCGCTGGAGGTGAAGAACAACAGTAATCTGCAGAGAATGGGCTCCTCTGAGTCAACAGATTCAG gTTTCTGTCTAGATTCTCCTGGGCCATTGGACAGTAAAGAAAA CCTTGAAAATCCTGTGAGAAGACTACATTCCCTACCT AAGCTCTTGGGATGTAGTCCAGCTCTGAAGAGGAGCCATTCTGATTCTCTCGACCATGACATCTTTCAGCTCATCGACCCAGATGAGAACAAGGAAAAT GAAGCCTTTGAGTTTAAGAAGCCAGTAAGACCTGTATCTCGTGGCTGCCTGCACTCTCATGGACTCCAGGAGGGTAAAGATCTCTTCACACAGAGGCAGAACTCTGCCCCAGCTTGGATG CTTTcctcaaatgaaagaaatagcAGTGAACCAGGGAATTTCATTCCTCTTTTTACACCCCAATCACCTGTGACAGCCACTTTGTCTGATGAGGATGATGGCTTTGTGGACCTTCTCGACGGAGAGAATCTGAAG aaTGAGGAGGAGACCCCCTCATGCATGGCAAGCCTCTGGACAGCTCCTCTCGTCATGAGAACTACAAACCTT gACAACCGATGCAAGCTGTTTGACTCCCCTTCCCTGTGTAGCTCCAGCACTCGGTCAGTGTTGAAGAGACCAGAACGATCTCAAGAGGAGTCTCCACCTGGAAATacaaagaggaggaagagcatgTCTGGGGCCAATCCCAAAGAGTCAACTAGTCCAGAGAAGGCCCACGAG ACGCTTCATCAGTCTTTATCCCCGGCATCTTCCCCCAAAGGAACCATTGAAAACATTTTGGACAACGACCCAAGGGACCTTATAGGAGACTTCTCCAAG ggttACCTGTTTCATACAGTTGCTGGGAAACATCAGGATTTAAAATACATCTCTCCAGAAATT ATGGCATCTGTTTTGAATGGCAAGTTTGCCAACCTCATTAAAGAGTTTGTTATCATTGACTGTCGATACCCATATGAATACGAGGGAGGCCACATCAAG GGTGCAGTGAACTTGCACATGGAAGAAGAGGTTGAAGACTTCTTACTGAAGAAGCCCATTGTACCTACTGATGGCAAGCGTGTCATTGTTGTATTTCACTGCGAGTTTTCTTCTGAGAGAGGTCCCCGCAT GTGCCGGTacgtgagagagagagatcgCCTGGGTAATGAATACCCCAAACTCCACTACCCTGAGCTGTATGTCCTGAAGGGGGGATACAAGGAGTTCTTTATGAAATGCCAG TCTTACTGTGAGCCCCCTAGCTACCGGCCCATGCACCATGAGGACTTTAAAGAAGACCTGAAGAAGTTCCGCACCAAGAGCCGGACCTGGGCAGGGGAGAAGAGCAAGAGGGAGATGTACAGTCGTCTGAAGAAGCTCTGA
- the CDC25A gene encoding M-phase inducer phosphatase 1 isoform X4 has translation MELGPEPPHRRRLLFACSPHPAPQPVVKALFGAPAAGGLSPVTNLTVTMDQLQGLGSDYEQPLEVKNNSNLQRMGSSESTDSGFCLDSPGPLDSKENLENPVRRLHSLPKLLGCSPALKRSHSDSLDHDIFQLIDPDENKENLSSNERNSSEPGNFIPLFTPQSPVTATLSDEDDGFVDLLDGENLKNEEETPSCMASLWTAPLVMRTTNLDNRCKLFDSPSLCSSSTRSVLKRPERSQEESPPGNTKRRKSMSGANPKESTSPEKAHETLHQSLSPASSPKGTIENILDNDPRDLIGDFSKGYLFHTVAGKHQDLKYISPEIMASVLNGKFANLIKEFVIIDCRYPYEYEGGHIKGAVNLHMEEEVEDFLLKKPIVPTDGKRVIVVFHCEFSSERGPRMCRYVRERDRLGNEYPKLHYPELYVLKGGYKEFFMKCQSYCEPPSYRPMHHEDFKEDLKKFRTKSRTWAGEKSKREMYSRLKKL, from the exons ATGGAACTGGGCCCGGAGCCCCCGCACCGCCGCCGCCTGCTCTTCGCCTGCAGCCCCCATCCCGCGCCGCAGCCCGTCGTGAAGGCGCTATTTGGCGCGCCAGCCGCCGGGGGACTGTCGCCTGTCACTAACCTGACCGTCACTATGGATCAGCTGCAGGGGCTGGGCAG TGATTATGAGCAACCGCTGGAGGTGAAGAACAACAGTAATCTGCAGAGAATGGGCTCCTCTGAGTCAACAGATTCAG gTTTCTGTCTAGATTCTCCTGGGCCATTGGACAGTAAAGAAAA CCTTGAAAATCCTGTGAGAAGACTACATTCCCTACCT AAGCTCTTGGGATGTAGTCCAGCTCTGAAGAGGAGCCATTCTGATTCTCTCGACCATGACATCTTTCAGCTCATCGACCCAGATGAGAACAAGGAAAAT CTTTcctcaaatgaaagaaatagcAGTGAACCAGGGAATTTCATTCCTCTTTTTACACCCCAATCACCTGTGACAGCCACTTTGTCTGATGAGGATGATGGCTTTGTGGACCTTCTCGACGGAGAGAATCTGAAG aaTGAGGAGGAGACCCCCTCATGCATGGCAAGCCTCTGGACAGCTCCTCTCGTCATGAGAACTACAAACCTT gACAACCGATGCAAGCTGTTTGACTCCCCTTCCCTGTGTAGCTCCAGCACTCGGTCAGTGTTGAAGAGACCAGAACGATCTCAAGAGGAGTCTCCACCTGGAAATacaaagaggaggaagagcatgTCTGGGGCCAATCCCAAAGAGTCAACTAGTCCAGAGAAGGCCCACGAG ACGCTTCATCAGTCTTTATCCCCGGCATCTTCCCCCAAAGGAACCATTGAAAACATTTTGGACAACGACCCAAGGGACCTTATAGGAGACTTCTCCAAG ggttACCTGTTTCATACAGTTGCTGGGAAACATCAGGATTTAAAATACATCTCTCCAGAAATT ATGGCATCTGTTTTGAATGGCAAGTTTGCCAACCTCATTAAAGAGTTTGTTATCATTGACTGTCGATACCCATATGAATACGAGGGAGGCCACATCAAG GGTGCAGTGAACTTGCACATGGAAGAAGAGGTTGAAGACTTCTTACTGAAGAAGCCCATTGTACCTACTGATGGCAAGCGTGTCATTGTTGTATTTCACTGCGAGTTTTCTTCTGAGAGAGGTCCCCGCAT GTGCCGGTacgtgagagagagagatcgCCTGGGTAATGAATACCCCAAACTCCACTACCCTGAGCTGTATGTCCTGAAGGGGGGATACAAGGAGTTCTTTATGAAATGCCAG TCTTACTGTGAGCCCCCTAGCTACCGGCCCATGCACCATGAGGACTTTAAAGAAGACCTGAAGAAGTTCCGCACCAAGAGCCGGACCTGGGCAGGGGAGAAGAGCAAGAGGGAGATGTACAGTCGTCTGAAGAAGCTCTGA
- the LOC111555537 gene encoding NADH dehydrogenase [ubiquinone] 1 beta subcomplex subunit 1: MVNLLQIVRDHWVYVLVPMGFVTGCYLDRKSDEWLTTFRNKSMLFKRELQPSEKLPGSKDWLNYRMFIF; the protein is encoded by the coding sequence ATGGTGAACTTACTTCAGATTGTGCGGGACCACTGGGTTTATGTTCTTGTCCCTATGGGATTTGTCACTGGATGTTATTTAGACAGAAAGAGTGATGAATGGCTAACGACCTTCCGGAACAAGAGTATGTTATTTAAAAGGGAATTGCAACCCAGTGAGAAGTTACCTGGAAGTAAAGACTGGCTGAATTACAGaatgttcatattttaa